ATGTCGGTGTAGTCGACGTCGGGAACCTCCTCCAGCACGAGCTCTTCGACCTCGCTCTTGGGGATCCTCTCGTACGCGTACGCCGACCGCGGCTCGATCATGAGCGAGTCACCGGCGCGCAGCTTGGTGATCTCCAGTGAGTCGGCGAGGAAGACGATGCGCTCCTCGTCGGCGTGCGAGACCACCAGGGCCCGGTCACTGGGGCCGCCGGACGGGTTGTCCAGGACCTCCTTGAGCAGGACCACCTCGCCGGTGCGCTCGAACCCGAACGCGTCGACGACGTTGAGCGCGTCGTTCAGCAGGACCTCCTGGCCCCGCTGGAGCTCGTCGACAGCGAGCGACGGCGAAACCGCCACCCGAAGCTTGCGGCCGCCGGTGAAGACATCCACCGTGCCGTCCTCGTGGGCCGACAGGAAAACGCCGTAGCCGCTGGGCGGCTGGGCGAGCCGGTCAATCTCTTCCTTGAGAGTGACGATCTGGGCCCGGGCTTCCTTCAGGGTCGCCACGAGCCGCTCGTTGTTCTCGGTCACTCGGGCCAGCTGCGCCTGCGTTGCCGCGAGCCGTTCCTCAAGCTGCCGGACGTGTCGGGGGCTCTCGGTCAACTTCCTCCGCACCAGAGCGAGTTCCTCTTGCAGGAACGCGACCTGACTGGAGAGATCGTTGGCCTCTTTCTCCCATCGTGCGGCGCGGGAGTCCGCTTCGTCGCTACGTGCCACGTCCCACCTCCCCGGGGGGCTCGAACGTCTTGAACCAACACTAGCTGTTGCGGAGCAGTTTTCATCCCATGCAACACCCTCGTCACTGAGTCTTGATCGATTGGTGCCACCGCCGATGAGCCGGTCGGGCAGGGTTCGGGTACCGTCGGGCGCAACCGGTTGTGGGAGGTAGGAGTGTCATCAGACACTGATGAGCTGCAGGTCTGGATCGATCAGGACTTGTGCACCGGTGACGGACTCTGCGTCCAATACGCTCCGGAAGTCTTCGAACTGGACATCGACGGACTCGCGTACGTCAAGAACGATTCGGGCGAGTTGCTCCAAAATCCGGGCATACGCGCCTTCGTACCGAAAAATTTGGTCCTCGAAGTCATCGACTCCGCGAAGGAGTGCCCGGGCGACTGCATCCACGTCGTCCGCACCGCCGACGACGTGGAAGTGGCCGGGCCCGAGGCCTAGAGGGTCGGACGGCCCACCAGGGACGCGACGACCCGGGAGAACTCCTCCAGGCGGGCGATCTGCCCGGGTCCGCCGTCGTCCAGGGTCTTGCCGAACCGCAGGGCGTCGTGGCGCAGCGGCGCCCGCCCCTCCTCCTCGGCCAGCCCGGGCGGCGGCACCGCGTCGTCCACCGAGCTGAGCAGCAGGTAGACGTCGATGCTGTCGACCCGGGCCTGCCCGCTGGAGGTCCGGGTGAGCCGCCGCCGGCAGCCCACCTCGGTGATCGTGGAGAGCGGCACCACCCGCAGCGACGAGGTCATCGAGCCGGCCGGGCCGTCGCCGGGCGCCACGTCCTCGCCGTGCCACAGCACCAGGCGGCTGCCGTCGCAGACGACGACCTCCTGCCAGACGCCGTTCACCTCGTTGACGAAGCGCTCCAGGGTGAAGCAGAGCACCGAGGCGCCGCGGAGCACCCCGAACAGGGCCTCCAGGGCGACCTCGGGATCACGCAGGTAGGCGCGGGCCGCCGAGTCCAGGTCCGGGTAGGGC
This window of the Actinoplanes oblitus genome carries:
- a CDS encoding ferredoxin, whose amino-acid sequence is MSSDTDELQVWIDQDLCTGDGLCVQYAPEVFELDIDGLAYVKNDSGELLQNPGIRAFVPKNLVLEVIDSAKECPGDCIHVVRTADDVEVAGPEA